Proteins from one Cryptomeria japonica chromosome 4, Sugi_1.0, whole genome shotgun sequence genomic window:
- the LOC131047768 gene encoding protein VACUOLELESS GAMETOPHYTES — protein sequence MATLQMVPKVGEETQHPSHPQHPLKLVFAPYLYTCSGCKEYGTGLRYRCSKCGFHMHEFCTKAPTTTSHPYHAQHELYFQNKPVGLKKSKCEVCARATNGFVYRCPTCSFCIHPCCSQLPSELTFKEHPQHPLKLLSVVADNSPYTCNACNKQGTTWVYYCASCNFYLHAFCAKGLINGLQKQGISAPPKLSKIGRAARYASQIVQIFVDGLLEGIGETVGDLILDTITRAMVLPITDGDGKHGLF from the exons ATGGCAACTCTGCAAATGGTGCCTAAAGTAGGAGAGGAGACTCAGCATCCCAGTCATCCACAACATCCTCTGAAGCTAGTCTTTGCGCCATATCTGTACACCTGCAGCGGGTGCAAGGAATATGGAACTGGACTGCGATACAG GTGTAGCAAGTGCGGCTTCCACATGCACGAATTCTGTACCAAGGCTCCAACCACGACTTCTCACCCATACCACGCACAGCACGAGCTCTACTTCCAGAACAAACCAGTGGGGTTGAAAAAGTCGAAATGCGAGGTTTGTGCAAGGGCCACCAATGGCTTTGTCTACCGCTGCCCAACCTGCTCTTTCTGCATTCATCCTTGTTGTTCTCAGCTCCCTTCAGAGCTCACTTTCAAAGAGCATCCTCAGCACCCGCTCAAGCTCTTATCTGTAGTGGCTGATAACTCCCCTTACACCTGTAATGCCTGCAACAAACAGGGTACCACTTGGGTATATTACTGCGCTTCCTGTAATTTCTATCTCCATGCTTTCTGTGCTAAAGGTTTGATAAATGGCCTCCAGAAGCAAGGAATCAGTGCGCCTCCTAAGCTGAGCAAGATTGGCAGGGCTGCTCGTTATGCCTCTCAGATTGTTCAGATCTTTGTGGACGGACTTCTCGAAGGAATTGGCGAAACCGTCGGGGATCTTATTTTGGATACTATAACTCGTGCGATGGTTCTTCCCATCACGGATGGGGATGGTAAACATGGGCTGTTTTAA